CGATCGGCCTCGGCCGGAACACCCGCGCCACCGGTCAGGCGTCGGCGGCGCTCGGCTGGGGGACCACCACCACCGGCACCGCCTCCTTCGCGGCGGGGAGCGGCATCACCGCGGCGGGCGCCTTCTCGGCGGTGCTCGGCCGGTCGTCGGCGGCGCGCGGAACGGGGAATGTCGCGATCGGCTCGTTCCTCCGGGCCGGCCCGGCGGAGAACGCCATGGCGATCGGCTCCGGAATCGACGCCGCGGACAGCTTGGTGAACGACATCGAGAACTCCCTCGTCGTCGGTTTCGGCGACACCACGGCGGCGCTCTTCGTCGGCGGTCCGGAGAACCGGGTCGGCGTCAGGACCACCGCGCCCGCGGCGGACCTCGACGTGGCGGGGAAGGTGCGCGCCGACAGCCTGCAGATCCCGACCGGCGCGGAGGACGGCTACGTGCTCACCTCCGACGCCTCCGGCAACGCCGCCTGGCAGCCGGGGGGCGTGGAATCGGACGGCGACTGGACGGTGATCGAGCAGATCGGCCCGGACAATTTGATCGCCAACGTGGACGGACACGTCGGGATCGGCGCGGACTATCCCCGCATGAAACTGAGCCTCGCCGGCGACGGCGGCATCCTGGCGAAGGGAGAGCTCTACGAGGGGGTCCGGCTCGATTCGGGGAGAACCGGTCCGGAGATGCTCTGGTATCCCCGGAAGGCCGCTTTCCGGGCGGGGGAAGTGAGTTCCAGCCATGACTGGACCCATGACAACATGGGCTACTGGTCGACCGCCTTCGGCGATGCCGTGCGCGCCTCCGGCGACGGGTCCGTCGCGATCGGCCTGAACCTCCACAGTTCCGGTGAGAACGCCTTCACCATCGGCAGCGGTCTCGGCATCCAACTCGAACGACGTTTGACCAACGACATCGATAATTCGTTCCTGATCGGTTTCGGCGACACGACGGCGACCTTCTTCGTCGGCGGACCGGACGGCCGGGTCGGCGTGAAGACGACCGCGCCCGCGGCGGACCTGGACGTGGCGGGGACGGTGCGGACCGAGGCGTTTCACATGCCGACGGGCGCGGCGGACGGCTACGTTCTCACCTCCGACGCCGCCGGCGAGGCGAGCTGGGCGTCCCCCGCCGTCCTGTCCGACGGCGACTGGACGGTGAACGGCTCGAACATGAGCAGCAATGTGGCCGGGAACGTGGGAGTCGGGACCTCTTCGCCCGGCTACAAGCTGGACGTGAACGGCACCATGCGCGTCTCCAACCCCGGCGGCGCGAACACGACCCTCGTCCTTCGCGACTCGAACGGGAGCAGCGACCGCCCGGGGATCCGCTTCGAAAACAACTCCCTGCATTACATCACCGGCGACGACGCGTCGGACGAGGTCTTCTACTTCGCCGGCAAGAACAGCAACGCCCGTTCCTACGACGCGATCCTCCGCGTCATGGGGAGCGCGTCCGACAGCTGGGGAACCTACACGGAGATCACCCACGACGGGACGGATGGACATGTGGTCACCGACACGGGAGATCTCTACCTCGAGCCGGAAGGGGACGTGCGGATCGGCGCGGCCGCGAATCCTACGGACCTCGTCGTCTCGGGCGTGGTGAACACCGATTCGCTGTATCGGATCAAGAGCGAACCGTTCCTGGAGGTCCGCGATTCCGACTGCCTCCTGATCGGCGGCGCGATCGGCGGGGCCGGCTCGGACAACTGCGTGGCGATCGGGGAGGACGCCAAGGGATTCGGAAGCGAGAACACCAGCGTCGGCTACAACGCCGGTTGTTCCCATGCCGGATGGGAAATCGGCAACACCTGCGTCGGCTCGAACGCGAACGGCAAAGGGAACTACAACACCTATGTCGGCGCGGACGTGGGAACGAAGGAGGGAGGGGATAGGAACGTCTTCATCGGAGTCGGCGTGCGACCCGACGACGGACCGGGCGACAGTTCGAGCGACAACGTGATCATCGGATACAAGGCCGGTCGATTCCTGTCGAACGTGAACAACAAGCTCCTCATCGCCAACGACTCCACGGCGAATGACATACTGATCTACGGGGACTTCGAGGAGCACAAGGTGGGCATCGGCCCCCAGACCGACCTTCTCGGCACGCTCACGTTGAACGGGTACTGGGGCAATTCGGTCGTGTTCAACACCGGTTCGCACTGGTACATGGGCGTGGATGATTCGAATGACGACAAGTTCTCCGTGGGAACGGGAAGTACGCTGGGCCAGAATGTGCGGCTCTCCCTGGATGAGAACGGCATGGCCCACTTCTCCGGACGACCGGACGGCGACGATTCCTCCTACGTTACCCTAAACGACAACGGGGTCGCCCTTCGCGCCCAGAGCGTCGACAGTATCGCCGTCCGCGTCTTCAGCGACAACAGCTACGGTCTCCGCTCGATCACACAGGAGCAGGAGGCGCTCGTCGGATACAGCACCAACGACCGGGCGCTCTTCACGCACAGCGACAACTCGTTGGCCGCGTTCTTCGACGGAGACGTCATGATCGCCGGCTGGATCTCCAAGGCGAGCGGTTCCTTCCTGATCGATCATCCCCTCGACCCGGAGAACAAACTCCTCCGCCACAACTTCGTCGAGTCCCCGGAGAACCTCCTGGTCTACCGGGGGACGGTGACGCTGGGGGGCGACGGAGAGGGGACGGTCACCATGCCGGACTATTTCGAGGCGCTCGCCAAGGAGACGGAGGCGACGGTGAACCTCTCCACCGTCGGCAAGCCCTTCCTCACCGGCTACGAGTGGAACGCCGATCACGTCTCGTTCACCGTCTACGGCGATCCGGGACGCGAGGTGGGCTGGATGGTGATGGCCGACCGGGACGACCCGGTGATGCGTCGGTTCGCCCGGCCGGTGGAAGAGAGGAAGACGGCGGACAGCAAGATCTGCCCGCCGGGCCGTCTTCTCTACCCCGAGGCGTACGGCTATCCGGAGAGCAAGAGCAGTGAATACGAGGAACGCCGCGCGCTCCGTGAGGGGAGATAGATTCACCGGGAGGGTCACCTGTTCGATGACGGTGATCCTCCCCTCCTTCTCCCTCTCCAGTGGAATGTCGAGAACGGGAGAGGGAATCCCGCCAAAGTCGGTCTTCGACCGGTTTTTGAAATGGATGTTGTTTGCTGGATTGACAGAGGTTCTCCCTCTCCCGCTCTATTCAGGTGCGGGAGAGGGTTGGGGTGAGGGTTCATCTTCGGATGCGCGCGGATCCTGACCCTTGAATACCCGGAACGGGAGAGCGAGTTTCATCTGTTCATGGTCGTGATTCCTGCCTGTTTTCCGTCTGTATGTCGTTACCGTTTATCATTAGAATGACGAGGCCATTTCCCTCTCCCGCTATCCTTGTTCGCGGGAGAGGGTCAGGGTGAGGGTGCATGAGGATAGACGGGGGGTGAGGGGTGGATGGGAAAAGGGCATTCCGTCGAACACTCCGCAAGCATCAGACGGATGCGGAAGGACTTCTCTGGAAACGGCTCCGTGATCGCCGCCTTCTGGGATACAAGTTTCGCCGGCAGCGTTCTATCGGTCCCTACGTGGTCGATTTCGTATGCTTGGAAATAAAAGTAGTCGTCGAACTGGACGGCGGACAGCACGGGGAGAGCGCGACGGAGAAATATGATCGACGGCGAGACAAGTATCTGGAAAGCGAGGGATTCCGCGTCCTGCGATTCTGGAATCATCAAGTCATGATGGAAACGGAGGCGGTGTTGCATTCGATTCTTCGGGTGCTGGAAGAAGAAGGGGAACCCTCACCCTGACCCTCTCACGTGAAATATGGTTCCTCCGTAACCAGATACCTTCTCTACCGCTTCGCTCGATCGAAGGGAATCCGGTTCCGAAAAGCCCTTCGCGATCCGCAAACTTCTTTACCTCCGACCCAAATATCTTTATACTTCCCGCCATGAGCGATCTCCTCTTCGCCTGGGTCGGGATGGCCGATCTGAAGGGGCCTCTGGAGGATTCGGAGGCGGGATCCGGGCCGATCGCCCAGGCGGTCCTCTGGCGCGATTTCGACGAGGTGCACCTCCTCGGCAACCTCCCGGAGGAGAGCACGGCGGTCTACGCCGCCTGGCTCCGGGGCAAGGCGAGGGGGAAGGTGATCGTCCATGAGGCGCTCCTCAGCGGTCCCACCCGCTTCGGTGAGATTTACGAGCGCGCGTCGGCGGTGGTGGCGGGCGTGATCGAGGGGCGACGGGACGGGCGGCTCACCTTTCATCTCTCCCCGGGCACGCCGGCGATGGCGGCGGTCTGGATCATCCTCGGGAAGACCCGCTTCCCCGCCGAGTTGATCGAGTCCTCCCGCGACCACGGCGTCCGCGTCGCCGACGTCCCCTTCGACATCTCCGCCGACTTTCTCCCCGATCTCCTGCGCGCCCCGGACCGCGAAGTGGAGCGTCTCGCCGCCGGGCTCCCGCCGGAGTCCCCCGCCTTCGCCGACATCCTCCACAGGAGCAAGGTGATGGATGAGGTGATCCTCCTCGCCCGCCGCGTCGCCCCGCGCACCGTGCCGGTGCTGATCGAGGGGGAGTCGGGGACGGGGAAGGAACTGCTCGCGCGCGCGATCCACGAGGCGGGGCCGCGCCGGGACGGCCCCTTCGTCGCGGTGAACTGCGGCGCCATCCCGGAGAACCTGATCGAGTCGGAATTGTTCGGACATAAAAAGGGGGCGTTCACCGGCGCCGGCGCCGACCGGGCGGGACACTTCCGCGCCGCCGACGGCGGGACCCTCTTTCTCGACGAGGCGGGGGAACTGCCGCCGCCGGCTCAGGTGAAGCTCCTCCGTGTCCTGCAGGAGGGAGAGATCGTGCCGGTCGGCGAGAGCCGCCCGGTCCGCGCCGACGTCCGGATCATCGCCGCCACCAACCGGAACCTCCTCGCCCGCGTCGCCTCCGGCGATTTCCGCTCCGATCTCTTCTACAGGCTCGCCGTGGCGGTGATTCCCCTGCCGCCCCTTCGCGAGCGGCCGGGGGACGTGGGGCTCCTGATCGACCGCCTCCTCGAGAAAATCAACCGGGAGAGCGCCGGCGAGCCGGGGCACGAGGATAAGAAACTTACCGCATCCGCAAGAAATCTTCTTCTCCATCACTCCTGGCCGGGGAACGTCCGGGAGCTGACCAACACCCTGCTCCGCGCGGCGATCTGGACGGCGGGGCCGAGGATCGGCGCCGAGGACGTCCGCCGCGCCCTCCTCGACTCGCCGGGGGCGCGCGCCGAGACGGTCCTCGATCGTCCCATGGGAGAAGGGTTTAACCTCTCCGATCTCCTCGCGGACGTGGCCCGCCACTACCTCCGTCGCGCCCTCGACGAGGCGGGCGGCAACAAGACCCGCGCCGCCGAACTGACCGGCCTCCCCAGCTACCAAACCCTCACCAACTGGCTCCGCAAGTACGGCATCGATTCCGGCATCTGAATTGCTTTTCCCGTCTCCCGGAAGGCGCTCTCCCTTCCGAGGACCCGGACCACGCACGAGGTTTCCACCTCGGCATCCGGGAAAGGGGGTCATCGATCCATGTCGGAATTGATCACGCTCCTCCTCATGGATCTCTGGATGACCCTTACGGGGCGGAACCGGTGGAAGGCGGACCCAGACTCTTCGCTCGGCGAAGACGAAACGACCTTCTCCGGTTTCCGCCCCCATGTAGAAAAGGATGAGGAAGAGAGGTGAACGTTTCCGGGGGCGCCGGTGCGAGCGAACCTCGATCCAACGCACCCGCGAGACCTCGGCGACCTTCCCGGACTGGGATCGGCGGGATGAGGGCGGGACTTTCCTTCACGTCGGCATTTCGGACTCCGCCGGTAAACGGGTAGGATTCCGTCGGATGTACGGGACGGATGCATTCGCATCTGATTCATGTCGGATCGAACTCGGGAGAATCGTGGAATGAATGACGAGGACAAGATCCTCTCCCGCGCACAGGGCGCCCTTCTCGGGCAGCTCGCCGGGGATTCGCTCGGGTCGCTGGTCGAGTTCCGGCGGGCGGAGGAGATCCGGTTGGAATATCCGGAGGGGGTTCGGGAACTCGCGGACGGCGGGACGTGGAACACCATAGCCGGGCAGCCGACGGACGATTCGGAGATGGCCCTCGGGCTGGCGCGGATGCTGGTGGAGCGCCGTGGGTACGACCGGGAGGGGGCGCGGGCGGTCTACGTGGAGTGGATCGACTCCGGTCCCTTCGACTGCGGGAACACCATCGCCCAAGGTCTCCGCGGCCGCCCGAACGAGGAGAGCCAGGCGAACGGCGCGCTCATGCGGATCAGCCCCCTCGGCGTCTTCGGCGCTTTTCGCGCGATCGGTGAGGTCGCCGCCCTCGCCGAGGAGGACGCCTCCCTCACCCATCCCCACCCGGTCTGCCGGCAGGCGAACGCGCTCTTCGCGGCGGCGATCGCCCGGGCGGTGAAGGACGGCCTCTCGCCGGACGCCCTTTATATGGAAACGATCGCGCGCGCGGAGGAGCGGGGCATCGATCCCTCTCTGATGGAGGCGCTTCGCGGCGCGGCGGACTCGCCTCCCGCGGACTATTCCCGCCTGCAGGGATGGGCGCTGATCGCCTTCCAGAACGCCTTTTGGCAGCTTCTTCACGCGCCGGATCTCGAGGAGGGGGTGGTCGACACGGTGATGCGCGGCGGCGACACCGACACCAACGCCGCGATCGGCGGCGCCCTTCTCGGCGCGGTCCACGGGCGCGAAGCGATCCCCGCACAGTGGGAGAAGGCGATCCTCTCCTGCCGCCCGCGCCGAGGCGACCCCCGCGTTCGCCATCCCCGTCCCGAGCGTTACTGGCCGGCGGACGCCCTCGAACTGGCGGAGAGGCTTCTCGACGCGGGGCGGGGCGAGGGCTCTTCGTAACCAGATACCGCGAATGCGAAAAGGTATCTGGTTACGGAGGGGTCACGAGAGGGGCCGGCTTCGAGAACCGAGGGTAGCCTCGACTCCCTTCTGGAATGCGATAATCCCTGTCACCGGTCTCTTGACGGATCTGCTATGATGAGTGAGGGTTATGTCTACCATAAAGCTTTCGAAGCAGCAGAAGCAGGTCATCGACCACCGGGGCGGTCCCGTGCAGGTGATCGCCTGCGCCGGTTCGGGGAAAACCGAGTCGGTGGCCCGGCGTGTCGCCGCTCTCGTGAACGAAGGCGCCCCGCCCGAATCCATCGTAGCCTTCACCTTCACCGAGCGGGCGGCCGCTGAACTGCAGGACCGGATCCAGCGACGCGTCGCCGACGTGCGTGGACCGGAATACCTCGCCAGGCTCGCCCCTCTCTTCGTCGGCACCATCCACAGCTACTGCTTCCGCCTTCTCCAGACCTACGTCCCCGAATACGGCAACTACGACGTCGTCGACGAGAACCGGCACGCCGGCCTTCTCGCACGCGAATACCGGCGGCTCGGCATCGACCGGACGGGATGCGGCCACGGGAAATGGAAATCGATCGCCGCGTTCGCCTGGACCGCCGACGTGATCGGCAACGAGCTGATCGATCCGGCCGACCTGGAGGGGACGGAACTCGGCACGTGTTACGCCTCC
This is a stretch of genomic DNA from Candidatus Eisenbacteria bacterium. It encodes these proteins:
- a CDS encoding endonuclease domain-containing protein; the encoded protein is MDGKRAFRRTLRKHQTDAEGLLWKRLRDRRLLGYKFRRQRSIGPYVVDFVCLEIKVVVELDGGQHGESATEKYDRRRDKYLESEGFRVLRFWNHQVMMETEAVLHSILRVLEEEGEPSP
- a CDS encoding sigma 54-interacting transcriptional regulator; translation: MSDLLFAWVGMADLKGPLEDSEAGSGPIAQAVLWRDFDEVHLLGNLPEESTAVYAAWLRGKARGKVIVHEALLSGPTRFGEIYERASAVVAGVIEGRRDGRLTFHLSPGTPAMAAVWIILGKTRFPAELIESSRDHGVRVADVPFDISADFLPDLLRAPDREVERLAAGLPPESPAFADILHRSKVMDEVILLARRVAPRTVPVLIEGESGTGKELLARAIHEAGPRRDGPFVAVNCGAIPENLIESELFGHKKGAFTGAGADRAGHFRAADGGTLFLDEAGELPPPAQVKLLRVLQEGEIVPVGESRPVRADVRIIAATNRNLLARVASGDFRSDLFYRLAVAVIPLPPLRERPGDVGLLIDRLLEKINRESAGEPGHEDKKLTASARNLLLHHSWPGNVRELTNTLLRAAIWTAGPRIGAEDVRRALLDSPGARAETVLDRPMGEGFNLSDLLADVARHYLRRALDEAGGNKTRAAELTGLPSYQTLTNWLRKYGIDSGI
- a CDS encoding ADP-ribosylglycohydrolase family protein, coding for MNDEDKILSRAQGALLGQLAGDSLGSLVEFRRAEEIRLEYPEGVRELADGGTWNTIAGQPTDDSEMALGLARMLVERRGYDREGARAVYVEWIDSGPFDCGNTIAQGLRGRPNEESQANGALMRISPLGVFGAFRAIGEVAALAEEDASLTHPHPVCRQANALFAAAIARAVKDGLSPDALYMETIARAEERGIDPSLMEALRGAADSPPADYSRLQGWALIAFQNAFWQLLHAPDLEEGVVDTVMRGGDTDTNAAIGGALLGAVHGREAIPAQWEKAILSCRPRRGDPRVRHPRPERYWPADALELAERLLDAGRGEGSS